From the genome of Candidatus Kapaibacterium sp., one region includes:
- a CDS encoding class II glutamine amidotransferase, producing the protein MCRFVAYIGPPVLAEDLLYKPQHSLIRAQTIQAQEMSVTVNGDGFGVGWYVPELDNEPCVFRSIKPAWSDLNLRNLARKIYSPLIFAHVRAASPGFMVEEVNSHPFWCGRLMFMHNGVVGGFRAIRRKLLRQLNDTAYDAIMGSTDSEHLFGLLLNYIHDPFGEVSCEELVEAMWAMLYELSNLLIQANVREHSYLNLCATNGTSIVAMRYTTNPNAQPATLYYMYGKRYYCNGNWCGMEPTYGHPSAVVIASEPFTGNHSDWIKVERNTMMVIDETLSIQFYPIELPFERFVTEEVEAV; encoded by the coding sequence ATGTGCCGCTTTGTAGCTTACATCGGCCCGCCCGTTTTAGCAGAAGACTTGCTCTACAAGCCGCAGCATTCCCTCATCCGCGCCCAGACCATCCAAGCCCAGGAAATGTCCGTCACCGTCAACGGCGACGGATTCGGAGTCGGCTGGTACGTACCAGAACTTGACAATGAGCCATGCGTTTTCCGGAGCATTAAGCCAGCATGGAGTGATCTGAATTTGCGCAATCTCGCCCGCAAGATCTACTCTCCGCTGATCTTCGCCCACGTCCGTGCGGCCTCTCCAGGGTTCATGGTAGAGGAAGTGAATTCGCATCCCTTCTGGTGCGGTCGGCTGATGTTCATGCACAATGGCGTCGTCGGCGGCTTCCGAGCCATTCGCCGGAAGCTACTCCGACAGCTCAACGACACCGCCTACGATGCCATCATGGGCTCTACAGACTCCGAACACCTCTTCGGTCTACTCCTCAACTACATCCATGACCCTTTCGGAGAGGTGAGCTGCGAGGAGCTCGTAGAGGCGATGTGGGCTATGCTGTATGAACTCAGCAACCTACTGATCCAGGCGAACGTTCGAGAGCACTCGTACTTAAACCTCTGCGCAACGAACGGTACGAGTATCGTTGCGATGCGTTATACCACAAACCCGAACGCCCAGCCAGCAACGCTCTACTACATGTACGGCAAGCGTTACTACTGCAACGGTAACTGGTGCGGCATGGAACCGACCTACGGGCACCCATCCGCTGTTGTCATCGCCTCAGAGCCTTTCACAGGGAACCACTCAGACTGGATCAAAGTGGAGCGCAACACGATGATGGTGATTGACGAGACCCTCAGCATCCAGTTCTATCCAATCGAGCTCCCATTTGAGCGTTTCGTGACCGAAGAAGTCGAAGCGGTGTAG
- a CDS encoding glycosyltransferase family 2 protein, with the protein MSADAPSRMLNVRDAQHQDRDAVAAEADECILSIIVPFFNEVESLPELIPRLEAVAEQVAGSAYEIWLVDDGSTDGSFEVIRRFHERNPRVRGIRFRRNYGKSAALAVGFAEARGQYIVTIDADLQDEPEEIPNLLAKLREGYDLVSGWKKHRKDPLSKTLPSRLFNAVVSLTSGIRLHDFNCGLKAYRREVAKALQIYGEMHRYIPALAHWEGFRVTELPVRHHPRKYGHSKFGASRFVKGFLDLLTVLLTTRYLKRPLHLFGTLGVLFAVVGFVIDAILVVEWALGRTALSNRPLVFFGLGLIIVGVQLISLGLLGELIVKGSLWQSSYNVVERL; encoded by the coding sequence ATGTCAGCTGACGCTCCGTCAAGAATGCTCAACGTTCGGGACGCCCAGCACCAAGATAGGGACGCGGTCGCTGCGGAGGCTGACGAGTGCATCCTCTCCATCATCGTCCCGTTCTTCAACGAAGTCGAATCCCTTCCTGAGCTCATTCCCCGGCTGGAGGCAGTTGCTGAGCAGGTTGCTGGCTCGGCGTATGAGATATGGCTAGTGGACGACGGCTCAACGGATGGCTCCTTTGAGGTCATCCGTCGTTTCCACGAGCGCAACCCCAGAGTCCGTGGTATCCGCTTTCGCCGCAACTATGGAAAGTCGGCTGCTCTTGCCGTCGGTTTTGCCGAAGCGCGTGGGCAGTACATTGTGACGATAGATGCCGATTTGCAGGACGAGCCCGAAGAGATTCCCAACCTGCTGGCGAAGCTCCGAGAGGGCTACGACTTGGTGTCGGGCTGGAAGAAGCACCGGAAGGACCCGTTGAGTAAGACTCTCCCTTCGCGGCTATTCAATGCGGTTGTGTCGCTCACTAGTGGCATTCGGCTCCACGACTTCAACTGCGGCTTAAAGGCCTATCGGCGAGAGGTTGCTAAAGCGCTGCAGATCTACGGCGAGATGCACCGGTATATCCCTGCCTTAGCTCACTGGGAAGGATTCCGCGTGACCGAGCTGCCCGTTCGCCACCATCCCCGTAAGTACGGACACTCCAAGTTCGGCGCAAGCCGGTTCGTCAAGGGGTTCCTGGACCTGCTGACAGTGTTGCTGACGACTCGGTACCTGAAGCGCCCCCTCCACTTGTTTGGGACCCTTGGTGTGCTGTTCGCTGTTGTCGGATTCGTCATTGATGCCATCCTTGTTGTGGAATGGGCGCTTGGGCGGACGGCGCTCAGCAATCGGCCGTTGGTCTTCTTTGGGCTTGGGCTTATCATTGTCGGTGTTCAGCTCATTTCTCTTGGACTCCTGGGGGAGTTGATCGTTAAAGGCTCGCTCTGGCAGAGTAGCTACAACGTAGTGGAGCGTCTATGA
- the polX gene encoding DNA polymerase/3'-5' exonuclease PolX, with product MEEQKRLLEILEELALLLELSGENPYKAQAYARAARTLAEHEVDLHRAVEEGTLRQLPGIGPSLEEAITEYVRTGTIALYERLRRQVPQGLLELTQLPLVGAKRARQLYEQLGISSVEQLEQVCREHRVATLKGFGPKMEQAFLEAIEQWKQFRKKLRLHEALQEARHWRKRIQTLSDVTQVHVTGTLRRYAEVVEEIVLLVVSPHPKRSIQQLQKLLPELQPEAEDRFVTRGKADVLVRVEIVPLEHAGWRLFRTTGTAEFVAALEAELSALGYEPQERALFRYGVPVSLQTEEELFALLNLPVIPPELRESGGLVEFVRHHGLPRIVTKADFCGMLHVHSTWSDGKASIRQMALAAKELGYRYIAICDHSSSARYAGGLTPERLAEQHREIDRLNATGLGIRILKGAEVDILPDGTLDYPEEVLEKLDVVVASVHSHFRQSRQEMTARILRALEHPAVHILGHATGRLLLSRPPYEVDLEPILEAAVRLGKIVELNAQPYRLDVSWEHLARWRTRGLRIAVNPDAHSVAELAYTELGIIFARKALFPPEQVVNTLPLQDFLQLCQRIQGRNT from the coding sequence ATGGAGGAGCAGAAGCGATTGCTGGAGATCCTGGAGGAGTTAGCGCTGCTGTTAGAGCTCAGCGGGGAGAACCCGTACAAGGCTCAGGCATACGCTCGAGCTGCGCGTACGTTAGCAGAACATGAGGTCGATCTGCACCGCGCTGTAGAAGAGGGGACGCTCCGTCAGTTGCCGGGAATTGGGCCAAGTTTGGAGGAAGCCATAACCGAATACGTGCGCACAGGAACAATTGCGCTCTACGAGCGCCTTCGGCGCCAAGTTCCACAAGGACTCTTGGAGCTCACCCAGCTCCCCCTGGTTGGGGCTAAACGGGCTCGGCAGCTGTACGAGCAGCTCGGGATTTCAAGTGTAGAGCAATTAGAACAAGTCTGCCGTGAGCATCGTGTTGCTACTCTCAAAGGCTTTGGGCCCAAGATGGAGCAGGCATTCCTGGAGGCCATTGAGCAATGGAAGCAGTTCCGGAAGAAGCTGCGTTTGCACGAAGCACTCCAAGAGGCGCGACACTGGCGTAAGCGCATCCAGACGCTGTCAGACGTTACGCAGGTACATGTGACTGGAACCCTACGCCGGTATGCAGAGGTCGTAGAAGAGATTGTTCTTCTGGTGGTCTCTCCCCACCCAAAGCGATCCATTCAGCAGCTCCAAAAGCTACTGCCAGAGTTGCAGCCGGAGGCAGAAGATCGTTTCGTCACTCGTGGGAAGGCGGACGTGCTGGTCCGAGTCGAGATAGTGCCCTTGGAACACGCAGGTTGGCGCCTCTTTCGAACGACTGGTACGGCCGAGTTCGTGGCTGCTTTGGAAGCTGAACTCAGTGCACTGGGGTATGAGCCGCAAGAACGAGCACTGTTCAGGTATGGAGTTCCCGTTAGCCTGCAAACAGAGGAGGAGCTCTTCGCGCTCCTCAATCTCCCGGTGATCCCCCCAGAGCTGCGGGAGTCTGGAGGGCTTGTTGAGTTTGTGCGGCACCATGGGCTCCCCAGGATTGTGACGAAAGCAGACTTCTGCGGGATGCTCCATGTTCATTCTACCTGGAGTGATGGCAAGGCTTCCATCCGCCAGATGGCTCTGGCCGCCAAAGAGCTGGGGTATCGCTACATCGCCATCTGTGATCACAGTTCCTCTGCTCGATATGCTGGTGGACTGACTCCTGAGCGTCTAGCAGAGCAACATCGCGAGATAGACCGCCTCAACGCTACAGGTTTAGGGATCCGCATCTTGAAAGGCGCTGAAGTAGACATCCTGCCCGACGGTACCCTGGACTATCCTGAGGAGGTGCTGGAGAAGCTGGACGTTGTCGTAGCCTCAGTCCATTCTCACTTCCGCCAATCCCGCCAGGAGATGACAGCCCGGATTCTGCGGGCGTTGGAACATCCGGCAGTTCACATCCTCGGACATGCTACAGGACGCCTTCTCCTATCTCGGCCCCCGTACGAGGTGGACTTGGAGCCTATCCTTGAGGCAGCCGTACGGTTGGGCAAGATCGTGGAGCTCAACGCTCAGCCATACCGGCTAGATGTCTCCTGGGAGCACCTTGCGCGGTGGCGTACACGGGGGCTCCGCATTGCAGTCAATCCCGATGCTCATTCGGTTGCTGAGTTAGCTTACACTGAGCTCGGAATCATCTTTGCGCGCAAAGCACTATTTCCCCCGGAACAAGTGGTCAACACGCTCCCGCTGCAGGACTTCTTGCAGCTTTGCCAACGAATACAGGGCAGGAACACCTAA
- a CDS encoding adenylosuccinate synthase → MPVTVVVGAQWGDEGKGKIVDFLAQEADIVARYQGGANAGHTVTYQGQRLIFHLLPSGILHPHVQCVIGNGVVVDPIALREELATVEQLGIPTVGRLFISNRAHLIMPYHKLLDQTQEQQSSQPIGTTGRGIGPAYIDKFRRRGIRIVDLLHRETLEAKLRTNLEEYNALLRTLYNAKELEIDAIVREYLEFDTFIDPYITDTAALLAEALRQGKHIIAEGAQGALLDVDHGTYPYVTSSNPTSGGACTGLGIPPTAVTRIIGVAKAYTTRVGHGPFPTELTGPLGDRLRELGAEFGATTGRPRRCGWLDLVALRYSTMVNGITELALTKLDVLSYFSEIPVCVGYRLGTKRLRFFPPDCATLEKVEPEYALLPGWRQPLNGIASRKNLPTAAERYVSFIEEFLGIPIRMLSLGPEREETIVCP, encoded by the coding sequence GTGCCCGTCACAGTCGTCGTCGGTGCACAGTGGGGTGACGAGGGAAAAGGCAAGATTGTGGACTTCCTAGCGCAGGAGGCTGACATCGTCGCTCGCTATCAGGGGGGAGCCAACGCCGGCCACACAGTCACTTACCAAGGACAGCGGCTCATTTTCCATCTCCTTCCTTCGGGAATCCTTCACCCTCACGTCCAGTGCGTCATCGGCAATGGAGTCGTAGTCGACCCGATTGCCCTGCGGGAAGAGCTTGCAACAGTGGAACAGCTAGGCATTCCGACCGTTGGACGGCTCTTCATCAGCAACCGCGCCCATCTCATCATGCCGTACCACAAGCTGCTGGACCAAACTCAGGAGCAGCAGAGCTCACAGCCCATTGGCACCACAGGACGTGGTATCGGACCGGCTTACATCGACAAGTTCCGCCGCAGAGGCATCCGCATTGTTGATCTCCTCCACCGAGAGACGCTCGAAGCCAAGCTCCGCACCAACCTGGAGGAATATAACGCGTTGCTTCGCACCCTCTACAATGCCAAAGAGCTGGAGATCGATGCCATCGTGCGCGAGTACCTGGAATTCGACACCTTCATCGACCCATACATCACGGACACGGCTGCCCTCTTGGCAGAGGCTTTACGACAGGGCAAGCATATCATCGCCGAGGGAGCCCAGGGGGCGCTCCTTGACGTTGACCATGGTACTTATCCTTACGTGACTAGCTCCAATCCCACGAGTGGTGGCGCTTGTACGGGTCTAGGCATTCCTCCGACAGCAGTCACCCGCATCATTGGGGTTGCAAAAGCTTACACTACACGGGTTGGCCATGGCCCCTTCCCCACAGAGCTAACAGGTCCGCTCGGGGATCGGCTGCGAGAACTAGGAGCAGAGTTTGGAGCTACTACTGGACGCCCGCGACGGTGCGGCTGGCTAGACCTGGTTGCACTCCGTTACTCCACTATGGTCAACGGCATCACAGAGCTAGCACTCACAAAGCTGGACGTCCTTAGCTACTTCTCGGAAATCCCTGTCTGTGTCGGCTATCGCCTCGGGACAAAGCGCCTCCGCTTCTTCCCACCTGATTGTGCGACCCTGGAGAAGGTTGAACCTGAATATGCCCTGCTCCCCGGCTGGCGACAGCCACTCAATGGGATCGCATCCCGAAAGAACTTGCCTACAGCAGCCGAACGCTACGTTAGCTTCATCGAGGAGTTCCTCGGCATCCCTATCCGGATGCTCTCCCTTGGTCCGGAGCGCGAAGAGACCATTGTGTGCCCTTAG
- the secF gene encoding protein translocase subunit SecF, whose product MEFFGKTNIDFLGKRRIFFLLSLGFSIIGLTVTAIWGLEYGIDFEGGTEVAIEIRPAPDVGEIRAAIGSAGFRGAEIKSYGKPDQFLIRVKESAADQHGKEPTTAILEALRTRFEGHTVTLLKSDKVGPKIGAEMRLNALLAVIIAIIAILLYIAFRFEFVYGLGATVALVHDVIIAISAIAIVHHLGLLRIEVNQSVLAALLTVVGFSINDTVIIFDRIRENRERYKGMNLIKLMNLSINETLSRTINTVLTTVLVLLSLLFLGGEVLQGFAFTMLVGIITGTYSSIFIASAFVVWFMQTVRKVDLETEYRRLKEAEQQAATAQA is encoded by the coding sequence ATGGAATTCTTCGGCAAAACCAACATAGACTTTCTGGGCAAGCGACGAATCTTCTTCCTGCTATCGCTGGGCTTCAGTATCATCGGACTTACCGTGACAGCCATCTGGGGCCTAGAGTACGGGATTGACTTTGAAGGAGGCACGGAGGTCGCTATCGAGATTCGGCCAGCCCCTGACGTCGGGGAGATCCGAGCTGCAATTGGCAGCGCTGGCTTCCGCGGGGCAGAGATCAAGTCGTACGGCAAGCCTGACCAATTCCTCATTCGGGTCAAGGAGTCGGCAGCAGATCAGCACGGCAAAGAGCCTACAACCGCCATCCTGGAAGCCCTTAGGACACGCTTCGAGGGACATACCGTCACGCTCCTGAAATCTGACAAGGTAGGCCCGAAAATCGGCGCGGAAATGCGCCTCAACGCACTCTTGGCTGTCATCATCGCAATCATCGCAATCTTGCTCTACATTGCCTTCCGCTTCGAGTTCGTTTACGGCTTAGGTGCAACCGTTGCCCTTGTCCATGACGTCATCATTGCTATCTCGGCTATTGCCATCGTCCACCACCTTGGCCTCCTGCGGATTGAGGTCAATCAGTCCGTTCTGGCTGCGCTCTTGACCGTGGTTGGCTTCTCCATCAACGACACGGTGATCATCTTCGACCGGATCCGCGAGAACCGAGAGCGCTACAAGGGAATGAACCTCATCAAGCTCATGAACCTGAGCATCAACGAGACACTGAGCCGAACGATCAATACTGTGCTGACCACTGTGCTAGTCCTCCTTTCGTTGCTCTTCCTTGGCGGCGAAGTCCTACAAGGCTTCGCCTTCACGATGCTCGTCGGCATCATCACCGGGACCTATTCCTCCATCTTCATCGCAAGCGCCTTCGTTGTATGGTTCATGCAGACTGTCCGTAAGGTGGACTTGGAGACAGAGTATCGCCGCCTCAAGGAAGCCGAGCAGCAAGCAGCCACTGCCCAAGCATAG